Part of the Nicotiana sylvestris chromosome 2, ASM39365v2, whole genome shotgun sequence genome, TGCAAAGAAGATCCAGATCCCCCATAGCTGTTCTCCAAGAGGAGTGGCTGAGATTCAATTTAACTGTGTAAAGAACGTTTATACCATAAGTGTATTTTAACACGTTCTAGTAGTTTAAGTGACTTGTTTTTCCAAGATATTGATCCCAATTATCTGTGATTTGAGAGCGTAAAAATTGTTCTAGAATACTGCAAGTCGACAAAAGTTCAGATGTAAGGTGCATATCTATCTAtaatttgttataaaataaagacggtaaagtaaagacaagtatagagagaaactgatatattattcgaattcaaattgatgtacataatgaactgaaatctcttctatttacagaagaaaggaagctgctgtgtaagctgctactataccagatatggataatcttctactatgGGTAAtgattatccataacggagtattgAAAGGATAAACTCATTGTacctggtatggataatcttctaccgggagtAATGTTTATTCATAACTAGGTACTTATTTTCAATAGAatactaaatagataaatatatttacggcggattcccatatggataagcttcttcaggaagcttatttacaacggagtactaaatgaatatccataatataatatatttataacactcccccttggatgttcattaaaatataatgtgcctcattaaaaccttactaggaaaaaccacgtgggaaaaaatcctagggaaggaaaaagagtacacatatttagtaatacgcattgctatgtgcctcattaaaaaccttataaggaaaacctcaTGGGaaaaaaaaccttagtaaggaaaaaagagtgcatcgcgtattttactccccttgatgaaaaccttgttttaaatatttgagtctccgcactccaatcttgtataccatcttctcaaaagttgaagttggcaaagatttagtgaataaatctgctggattatcatttgaacggatttgttgcacatcaatgtcaccacttttctgaagatcgtgtgtgtagaataattttggtgaaatgtgcttcgttctatctccttttataaatcctcccttcaattgggctatgcatgcaacattgtcttcgtataaaattgtgggtcttttctcacattccaaaccacatttttctcgaataaaatgaattattgatctcaaccatacgcattccctacttgcttcatgaatagctattatctcagcgtgatttgaagaagtagcaacaatagattgctttgtggagcgccatgatatgacagtacctccatatgtaaatacgtagccggtttgagatcgaacTTTATgtggatcagataaataacctgcatctgcataaccgaCAAGGTCtacactatctttgttagcataaaacaaacccatatcaagagttccctttaaatatcgcaatatatgcttaatcccgttccaatgtctccgtgtaggagaagaactatatcttgctagtaaattaacagaaaatgctatgtcaggccttgtagcattagcaagatacattagtgcaccaattgcactgagatagggtacttcgggaccaaggagttcctcgtcctcttctggaggtcggaacaaatccttattcacttcaagtgatcgaacaaccattggtgtactcaatgggtgcgctttgtccatgtaaaagcgttttaagaccctttctgtataggcagattgatggataaagatcccgtctgctaaatgttcaatttgcagaccaagacaaagttttgtctttccaagatctttcatctcaaattctttcttaagatattcaattgccttttggagctcttctggagttccaacaagatttatgtcatcaacataaacaacaagtataacaaattatgatgccattttctttataaaaatacatggacaaataacatcatttatgtaaccttctttcaacaaatattcactaaggcgattataccatatgcgcccagattgctttaaaccgtataaagatctttgtaatctaatTGAATAAATTTCCTGAGATTTTAAATtcgcttcaggcattttaaatccttcagggattttcatataaatttcactatcaagtgaaccgtacagataagctgaaactacatccattagatgtatttcaagcttttcatgcagtgctaaactgatgagatatcgaaatgttatggcatccataacaggtgaatatgtttcatcaaaatcgactccaagtcgttgtgagaatccttgtgcaacaaggcgagctttgtatctttcaacttcacttttatcattcctttttggCACAAAAActcatttatgaccaactggttttatactagcaggtgtttggactactggtccaaagacctctcttttagcaagtgactttaattccgattgaattgcctcttgcattttggccaatcagatctttgtcgatattcttcgacagatcgaggttcaagatcctcactatcttgcataatattaagtgcaacattatatacaaaaatattatccaccactttcagatcgatttaaattaatcacATCACCGgttgaacttattaaaagttcttcactcacatgagcttcgggttcattgatttcttcaggaatctcagaactaatcagattttgggtctcttcagggaATCCCTTCATAGtttcgttttgatcatttgtcgattttctttttcgaggatttcgatccttataacccaaaggcctaccacgcttcaggcgtgctttaggttcattagctctcatgctagtagatggtcctattgggacatcaattcggataggcataTTCTCTGctggatatgtgacttagttatccttttcaaatcagtaaatgtgtctgccatttgatttgctatattttgtaaatggatgatcttctggacctcctgattacatataggggtacggggatcaaagtgagataatgatgaaactttccacacaatttctcttttgatttcctttttctctctccctaattgtagaaaatttgtttcatcaaaccgacaatctgcaaatcgagcagtaaataaatctcctgtcaatggttcctctatagcgaataatagagggtgattcaaacccaacatatattcctatccttctctgtggtcccatcttgcgatgtggtggtgctactggtacatatacagcacatccgaaaattcgtagataggcaatatttggttcatgaccaaaaactaattgtgacggagaatatttattataatgtatcggtctgagacggataagtgatgctgcatgcaagatagcatggccccaaacagTAGTAGGCAATGttattttcataagtagtggtcttgctatcaattgcaggcgtttaataaatgactctgcaaggccattttgagtatgaacaaaagctacaggatgttcaatttttatcccaactgatagacaataatcatcaaaagcttgagatgagaattctccagcattatcaaggcgaatagcctttataggataatctgggaattgtgcccttaatcgaattatttgggctaatagctttgcaaacgccaggttgcgagatgatagtaggcacacatgagaccatcttgaagatgcatctattaggaccataaaatatctaaacaacccacttggtgggtgaataggtccacatatatccccatgtatacgctctaaaaaggcaggggattcaatatcaaccttcattggtgatggtctagtgatcatttttccttgataacaagcatcacaagaaaattcgtcatttgtaagaatcttcaggttctttaatggatgcccactcgaattttcagtaattcgtctcatcattattgatccgggatggcccaaacggccatgccaaagcacaaaagtatttgaatccgtaaacttctggtttacgatagagtgtgcttcaattgtactaatttttgaatagtataagccagaagataaagttggtaacttttctacaatgcatttctggccagaaatattctttgtaatacaaagatattccctgttcatttcatctattgtctcaacatgatacccatttcggcggatatctataaaactcaacaagtttcttcgggacttggaggagaacaatgcattgtctataataagttttgttcccttagacagaaatattatggctcttccggagccttcaatcaaacttatattaccagaaattgttgaaacatttgctttttccttatgcaaataagaaaagtatttctgatcgttgaatatggcatgagttgttccactatcaataacacaaatatcttcatgatttgtctttgatccaaacataatttgagggttatccatattcttcaaaataacataaataaaatatattatagtaaacatcattatcaaagcataacttttatttatgtacaacaattacataaccatactatttattacaaacaacaaaaattaaaatatttacatttctacagattcactaccgattacatgacttatttctccttctgggagtgcaaagtaatcagctacatccaaatgcatgaagtctaaattatcttcagaaataaaatttgcttcagcatttttctctgtcttcttcagggaggcttgataaagctcaaccaggtgctttggcgtacgacaagtacgtgaccagtgcccttttcctccacatctatagcatgcattttctgcatttggcgcttgcaccgcttcatgcttttgttccttccttttccactgctggtggtgaggaggcttctttggtgcattattattaccatgattggggtttcttccccgaccacggccatgaccacgactggggccacgacctcttccacgtttagcttggtggaagttcgtctcattcacttcagggaatggacaagaaccaataggtcggctttcatgatttttcattaatagcccattatgttgctctgctataagaagatgtgagataagttcagaatactttttaaatctcatctctcgatattgctgctgcaggagcatattcgaggcatgaaaagtggtgaaagttttctccaacatatcatgatcagtaatattatcaccacataattttaattgggaaataattctgaacatagcagaattatactcactgatagatcaTGCTTTTACATGAAAAAGTATTTGCTAACCTAAGACTAACTTGAAGCATTTTTTTAGGGAAGGATGATAAAACCGCACGAACTGTCATCATTATTGTTGTGCCCACTGTCACAgttgttatttttgttgtttgtattccTGTCATCTTGATGAAGAGACGAAAGAGGAAGCTGGTGAACAAAAGAGAGAGTAAGCGTGGCTTATTAACCTTCAATGATTTTGGAATGTTGAATTTAATTAAGACCATGTTTCACTAATTTGTTCTGTGCTATTACTACTACGTTGGTGAAGGTATACATGTGGATGATATTAGTACTGCAGAATCCCTGCAATATGATTTTTCTACAATTAGAGCAGCAACAAATAACTTCTCAGATGTTAATAAGTTGGGACAAGGCGGATTTGGTCCTGTGTACAAGGTGATTATATTAAATTTACTTATTGTTGCATGAGTTTAAGTTTTATAGCGTAAAAATTCTTTAAGTGTATATAATTAAATCATTCTTTCAATTTGTGCTCGTCTGCTTCAGGGTAAGCTTCCAAATGGACAAGAAGTAGCAGTGAAAAGATTGTCTGCAGACTCAGGCCAAGGTGATCTAGAATTCAAAAACGAGGTCTTGTTGGTCGCCAGGCTTCAACACAGGAATTTGGTTAGGTTGTTGGGATTTTGCCTTGATGGAATAGAGAGACTTCTTGTCTACGAATTTGTTCCCAATGCAAGCCTTGACCACTTTTTATTTGGTTTGTACTGCTTAACTTTAAATCCTTTAGTTGCCCTAATCTTTTACACTGCCAGTATATAGAAGTTAAAACTTTTTATAGATTATGAAGCTTATtagtatttattttgtttgtccaATGAGAAAGCAGATTCGGTTAAACGTAGGCAATTGGATTGGGAAAGGCGATCCAGAATCATAGGAGGCATTGCTAGGGGAATTCTTTATCTTCATGAGGATTCCAGACTTCGAATCATTCATCGTGATCTCAAAGCTAGTAATGTTCTACTAGATGCTGAAATGAATCCTAAAATCTCAGACTTTGGCATGGCAAGGCTATTTACACTGGATGAAACTCAAGGCAGCACAAGCAGAATTGTTGGGACCTAGTAAGTTTTATAACTCTCACTAGATCGACTGTTATTTTTCATATCGCCGGGGCCTGGGAAGAATTCTTAAAcatttaacaagaataaaagcTGCATCGAGACATAAGCAAATCTTCCCTTGAAATGTGACTTGAATTTTCAACATGTCATTGTAATCTCTTCAGGACTGGTTACCTCAATTTTGTTGAAATAGGACTTTGTTTGTGTCTAGAATTTGAATTATTCGAGGTGAATGGTCATATACCTAAAGTTATTGTCAATTTGGTCATTAACAAAGGTGCACTGTCTGATGATGAAAATGAAATTTATTTCCAGAGTCAGTTCTGGGAATGAATAGGCACAATCTTGATCTTGTCTTGAACAAATTTTTTCTTATCCAGAACaaactttttcctttttcttatcaGCATATGAATTCTCCTTGTTCAGAGAGGTTAATTACATATGATCTCTTGGCAGCAAAATATAAGGTGTAGGTCTTAACTTATCAAACTTGTAGTTTGTTCAGCCAAGAATAGATCAATGGTCTAAGAGTTTTCACATTGCAGTGAAATACATTTTCACTAAGGAAAGGCAGAAAAAAGAAAGCAGACATCAGGAGACCATAAATACCCAATCTGcacaccgtattggggtaggaCGGATGAAGTGAAGGTTAACATCTAGAGCCATGTGTGACAAGATagtgccaccgatactcaaaggtaagttctataaagcagTGGTTAGATCGGCCATGATGTATGCGGCTGAatgttggcctgttaagaactcacatatccaaaagatgaaagtagaagaaatgaggatgttgaggtggatgtgcgggcacactaggatgaataagattaggaatgatgatattagGGAAAAGGTGCACGTGACTCCCATtaatgacaagatgcgggaagtgagGCTCAAATGGTTCGGTCAtgttcagaggagaagcccagatgctccggtaaggaggtgtgagcggctggttgtggagggcacgagaagaggtagagggtgacctaagaagtattgggaagaggtgatcaggcaggatatgacgAGGCTTCAGATattcgaggacatgacacttgataggaagatgtGGCGATCGAGTATTAGGATTacaggttaggaggtagttgagccTTGCCTTACTTTCTACCTTTGTGAGCCTAGTCTGGTAGCgtttttgtctaagatagctagtgacaatgttgtgtcttactatttcgCTTTTCAGTGCGGGACCAATTTACTAGCCATCGCTTTTGCTTTGCATATTTCATGTTGTTTCTATTTTTTCTATGATTTCTGTGGTGAAactaatattgtctccttttgtctttttattctcttgagctgagggtctttcggaaacagcctctctactccttcggggtaggagtaaggtctgcatacacactaccctctcatACCCCAGTAGTGGAATtttactgagttgttgttgttgttgttgttgcagtaAATTGCAGCACAACGTTTTACTGCGTCTTCCTAAGTTCATTAAAAAATGTTTCAGTTCTTTATTAGCCTTTACATGTGGTCTGAATTTTAACATCAAGGAGTTCCCAGTTTTGACATCTTATTGAGTGGCTGATCGCACTGTTTCTAGACAATAAACTTCAGAAttgattttttggcctttttacCTCAGTCTGTTCATGTGAAGTGAAACATATATTtgtacccaaaaaaaaaaaaaaactttaacaGCTGAATCATATCTAAGTTGCCGAATGTCATGTAACTCTTGTTTTTGTTTTCCAGTGGATATATGGCACCAGAATATGCGATGCACGGACAATTCTCAGTCAAATCAGATGTTTTCAGCTTTGGAGTACTAGTCCTAGAAATTTTAAGTGGCCAAAGAAACACTTCTTTTAGAAATGGAGAATCCGTGGAAGACCTTTTGAGCTATGTAAGTAACCAGGTCCAATAAGTTTTCATCAACCCTAAACTAGTCAGGACCTGCTACATGCGTTATATGAAATATATGTTACTCTCTCTACCTCCCAAATATAGTCTTTTGGTAAAGTAAATTTATTCCAAAgtactttttctttttcaaagaaGTTGAACGCTAATTAAGTGAGACGTTTAAGAGAAACATAAAGATTTAATTTAGACAAAGACTCTTATATTTTTTTCAATACAAATACTCTTATGAGTAGGGCTGTTTAGTGTTTTTCTTAAGGGTTGTGAATACTCTTATGACCGGAGGCAGTATGATATATGATTCGTCTTATTCTGAGAATTGAATTATAACTGCAGGCTTGGTCGAACTGGCGCGAAGGAACAACTACAAATTTTATAGACCCAATGCTGAGGGGAAGCACAGGACTAGTTCGTGACATAGTGAGATGTATCCACATTGCTTTATTGTGCGTTCAAGAAAATGTGGCAAATAGACCAACTATGGCTGCAGTAGTTCTCATGCTCAGTAGCCTCTCTTTGAGTCTTCCAGTTCCTTCAGGGCCTGCATATTATATGCACAACGATATTAGCCCAGAGACTTCCCTTGTTCAAGAATACAATTCAAGAATGTCAGATTCTAGAGAACCAGCCAAAAGTAAATCCATTTCTTCATCACGGAATGAGGCGTCGATAACTGAGTTATATCCTCGTTAACATCCTTGGACATAATAGCCTTTTCTCTAAGTTTTcttatttacttttttatttgTTCCAACTCCTATTAGTTTAGAATTGAGATTGAACAATTGATGATTTTGTGTTTCGCACAAGGATTTAACTTGATTCATAAGTAATATTACTTTTATTTTGGTTTGAAAGATAATTATACTAATATAAAATTGAACTAAATGACCCCTTAGTTAGTATATAGTACTCCCTCTGGTGGACGAAATTCAGAGTAAGAGTGGTACATAGACAATTCAATTTAACAAGTGTATTCAACAGTGTATTCAGTTCAGCCATGAGATGATCCTTCTCAAGCATAACAAATGATTCAAACCCAAAAGACTGCTTATCCCAGTTGCAggtaatcttttttttttcctctaaAAAATACTTGTGCTACGTCACAACACTTGGAAATCTAACCACATCACCCCTACGCTTTCTCCTTAGCATGCCAAAAGTCGGTGCAACTCCGGAAAGACAGATACGTTACTCAAGCGTTATGTCGAACAAGTGGTGTGCATTCTTTCAGTGTGCTTGTATGTGAGAATTGGAGAAAGATGTGCCCTTTAAAAAACAGGGAAAGCAAAAGATAGGAGTGGGAGCAGATTGCAGATGCAGAGCAAAAAAAATCAGGGAGTTTTAATGTGTCACTTACCTGGTGGTTCACTTCTTACTTTAAGGCCTCTAAACAGGGGCGAAACGGGCATTCGGTTCATAGATTTAACCGCAAATTTGGTTTCAAATCTTatatttgtcttaagaaatttattatatataaaaactATTAATTTAGAACCAAGTAAATTAAAAAGATTAAAATCTTGAACGCATAAGCTTCAAATTGTGCCTCTATATTTTACTTCTCTCGCTAAGCTCTCGACTTGAGACCCCTAGCCCAGGCATCAACTCTGCATAATTCTCAACTGACAGTTAGGTCTAGCACTTACCAAGCAAACTCTTACCCCAATGTTACTTCTTGTGCCCCATTTTCTTTCCACATTCTTGAGCTCACTGTGATTCCAAATTGctacatgataaaataaaataaaaagggactaCTATTTCTTTAATATTAAGCATATAGTTGGAAATGAATAACATATTTAGTATTGAATTCCTGAAGTTACTATAATTTTGAGACAATTGTTTTTTTATTATCTGAAGTGAGGATTAAAATGGAACGGAGGTAAATAATAAACACTCCTGTAATATAAGgaaataaaatttcaaactttAGAAAAGTTTGTAAGTTTGAAATCCTGTCACAGATAAAAGAGAGTTCGATGTGGTAATAGATTCAGTCATTCAACGAAAGAACGGAAAGGTCCCCACATTTTTTGGAAATGGGAGAAGAGCTTCCACAAAAACACGTTATATTGAATTACTTTTTGAAAGTTTCAAAGCCTGTAAAGCAACTGCCAATAATATATCTTCTCCTTAATTAGTATCCACTCCCATCCTTTTCAATGCTTTTAATCCTTTCATATTGTCCACTGACTCATAAGCTGAAAAGTCAGAGTCAATCTTTCAATAACAAAAAGTTGTGAAGACTTCAAAAACTGAAATATCAGATTCAATATAATCCTCATACTGTCTCTGAAACGCTAATTAAGCTTTGCGTAGATTGGGCAGACAGCTATGAGTTTCTTGGAATGACTGGTTATTCTAATATTCCAGTTTTACTTCTTTTTCGAGCTCAGCATAGCACAGCCTAGTTTCAGATCTTATGCATGTGCAGATTACACTGATAAGACAGAGTTCTCCCCAAATAGTGCATACGACACTAACCTTAACACACTCCTGTCCACTCTTTCACGGGATATGGATAGTTATGGGTTCTATAACACTTCCATAGGCCAAAACCCTGACAAGGTTAGTGTCGTCGCGCAATGCAGAGGAGATGTGGAATCACAAACATGCCGAAATTGTATAACTAATGCTACTCTTAAGATTTTAGAGGTATGTCCTTACAAGAAAGCGGGCTTTGGTTATTATGATGACTGTACGCTACGATATTCAAATGAGTCCATCATAGGCACCGTGTCAAATAACCCTTTGGTTTTTATATTTAACACGGCAAATGTCTCGAGCCCCGACGTGTTTATGCAAGAAGATCTAAGAACCTTGTTGGAAAGTTTACAAAGTAAAGCTTCAGCAGGAGGTAAACGCAAGTTTGCTAGAAATAGTACTCGTGGACCTGATTTTCAGACTATACATGCACTTGTACAGTGTACTGCGGATTTATCAGCCGAAGAATGCTTCAACTGTTTAAGAACTGGTTATGAAAGTTTACCTAGCTGTCCATGTTATGGAAAGCGGGCTGCTACCGTTTTGATGCCCAGCTGCAATTTTATATTTCAAGTAAACCCTTTTTCCAACAAGCTACCAACTGAAGCTCCACCACCCTTATGGCCACCGCCACCGTCACCCTTATGGCAATCGCCACCGCCACTGCCACCATCTCCACCACCAACAGGTAAGTGAGATCTTTACGGAATTGTTAGTCACTTCTATTTCTAACCTCTCCTGTCTTTCAGATTTTAAATTCCATGTTGGTCGAACAATAAGGTTATTGTATGGGTTCAAATCTGGACGACCACGGCCCATctcaagtacttccacttctGAAAGAAGACGCCGCTcgagtcgtactctttttccctctcccgggttttgtcccaatcgggttttctcgaggaggtttttaatgaggcgacgaGGGGGACATCTCTGAGGTTCGAAGTATTGTTCATTGCCCCGCCTACCAATTACATCTCCAGGCCAAACAATGAAGGGACTAGGTATAATCTCCATTATATGTACGAAGTCGACATGTATATCCGACATATGAATAAAATCACTCCATTATGTATACGAAAGCAACACACATCTCCAATGTATGAATGAAACTGGCATCCACGACACTCCAACAAATAAAATAGAACGCCACCCTCACGATGGGATCTTACTTCagcgccagctcgaaagtaacatcctaatggccaaggccatcgacgtaAAACGAGTTTGACatcactcgaactacgacgggatattacttcaacgctagctcgaaagtaacatcccaatggctaaggccatctaCGTAAAATGAGTTCGACATCACTCGAACTACGATGGTATATTACTTCggcgccagctcgaaagtaacatcccaatggctaaggccatcgacataAAACGAGTTCGACATCATTCAAACTATGACGAGATATTCCTTCGGCGCCAACTCGAAAGTaatatc contains:
- the LOC138886491 gene encoding cysteine-rich receptor-like protein kinase 10, yielding MWMGKTDMSFLTWLGIILIFHFYYLFYLSIAQPNFAFQSPCEGNETEYSPNGAYGTNLNTVLSSLSRNIDSDGFYNTSIGQDPDKVSVIAQCRGDVDLQTCRDCIKNATRLILELCPQKKSAFGIYDKCLIRYSNESFIGTVSTDPQKIYYYNQNFSNPQLFFNRYLTPVLENLRSRASEGGKRKFAANITNAPDFARIYVLVQCTADLSADDCFNCLTTGYQTLPSCECYAKRGNYYLMPSCIIRYEPYSFFNESFAEAPPSPPPASLPLPPPASPPLPQPGKDDKTARTVIIIVVPTVTVVIFVVCIPVILMKRRKRKLVNKRESIHVDDISTAESLQYDFSTIRAATNNFSDVNKLGQGGFGPVYKGKLPNGQEVAVKRLSADSGQGDLEFKNEVLLVARLQHRNLVRLLGFCLDGIERLLVYEFVPNASLDHFLFDSVKRRQLDWERRSRIIGGIARGILYLHEDSRLRIIHRDLKASNVLLDAEMNPKISDFGMARLFTLDETQGSTSRIVGTYGYMAPEYAMHGQFSVKSDVFSFGVLVLEILSGQRNTSFRNGESVEDLLSYAWSNWREGTTTNFIDPMLRGSTGLVRDIVRCIHIALLCVQENVANRPTMAAVVLMLSSLSLSLPVPSGPAYYMHNDISPETSLVQEYNSRMSDSREPAKSKSISSSRNEASITELYPR